A part of Azospirillum thermophilum genomic DNA contains:
- a CDS encoding LysR family transcriptional regulator yields the protein MQEKLEFLIALATEKHFGRAAQVCGVSQPNLSAAIKQLEATLGVPLVDRGARFIGFTAEGERVLEWARRIVGDFKAMRADVETMKCGLTGTLRLAVVPTALPLVQRLTSTFWSLHPGIKIIISSHSSTEILSRIENLEAEAGITYLDNEPVGNVDEVPLYRERYHLITSAEGPLGARDTVTWEEAGSLPLCLLNSNMQNRRIIDRAFSEAGVRAEPMLESNSIVVLSNHLCTGMWSTIMPRIMADSLMLPPTIRAIPIVAPEVSTLIGLVVARRDPQPPLTAALITDARRLAPDLATMA from the coding sequence ATGCAGGAGAAGCTGGAATTTCTGATCGCGCTCGCGACCGAGAAGCATTTCGGGCGGGCGGCGCAGGTCTGCGGGGTGTCGCAGCCCAACCTGTCGGCGGCGATCAAGCAGCTCGAGGCGACGCTCGGCGTGCCGCTGGTCGACCGCGGCGCGCGCTTCATCGGCTTCACCGCCGAGGGGGAGCGGGTGCTGGAGTGGGCGCGCCGGATCGTCGGCGACTTCAAGGCGATGCGCGCCGACGTCGAGACGATGAAGTGCGGCCTGACGGGGACGCTGCGGCTGGCCGTGGTGCCGACCGCGCTGCCGCTGGTGCAGCGGCTGACCTCGACCTTCTGGTCGCTGCATCCCGGCATCAAGATCATCATCTCCTCGCACAGCTCCACCGAGATCCTGTCGCGGATCGAGAATCTGGAGGCCGAGGCGGGGATCACCTATCTCGACAACGAGCCGGTCGGCAATGTCGACGAGGTGCCGCTCTACCGCGAGCGCTACCACCTGATCACCTCGGCCGAGGGTCCGCTTGGCGCACGCGACACCGTCACCTGGGAAGAGGCGGGGAGCCTGCCGCTCTGCCTGCTGAACTCCAACATGCAGAACCGGCGGATCATCGACCGGGCGTTCTCGGAGGCCGGAGTGCGCGCCGAGCCGATGCTCGAGTCGAACTCCATCGTCGTGCTGTCGAACCACCTGTGCACCGGCATGTGGTCCACCATCATGCCGCGGATCATGGCCGATTCGCTGATGCTGCCGCCGACCATCCGCGCTATCCCCATCGTGGCGCCGGAGGTCTCGACCCTCATCGGCCTGGTGGTGGCGCGGCGCGACCCGCAGCCGCCGCTGACCGCGGCGCTGATCACCGACGCCCGGCGCCTCGCCCCGGACCTCGCGACGATGGCCTGA
- a CDS encoding AI-2E family transporter — translation METTRTAAEAAARLDQAPEGDPRAEQGRRLVQGELTLFTWKVLIAVGVAALALFVWRVADALLLIFTGVLFAILLQRLAGFVRRFTGLSQGLALSAVLLALLALAVGGSWLLGQSVAAQASQFSEQITRAFGQLPPAVHDRVMEQAKDWSVFSRLQTVASGVAFFIGDAVVVIFAAVYLAASPGVYRRGVVLLVPRRGHDRANEILDVAGESLWKWLLGQFAAMAAVGVLTTAGLLALGVPTAPALGVLAGLLEFMPLVGPFLAAVPAVMIAFAQSPELAIWVAGLYLVVQQLEGNIITPLLQKRVVDLPPVITIGAIAAGGVLFGLLGMFLATPMAVVALVLVNLLYIEDKLGEERRFPAEPEGKG, via the coding sequence ATGGAGACCACGCGCACGGCGGCCGAGGCGGCGGCGCGGCTGGATCAGGCGCCGGAGGGCGACCCCCGGGCCGAGCAGGGCCGCCGCCTCGTCCAGGGGGAGCTGACGCTGTTCACCTGGAAGGTGCTGATCGCGGTCGGGGTCGCGGCGCTGGCCCTGTTCGTCTGGCGTGTCGCCGACGCGCTGCTGCTGATCTTCACCGGGGTGCTGTTCGCCATCCTGCTGCAGCGGCTCGCCGGTTTCGTCCGCCGCTTCACCGGCCTGTCGCAGGGGCTGGCGTTGTCGGCCGTGCTGCTTGCCCTGCTGGCGCTGGCGGTCGGCGGCTCCTGGCTGCTCGGCCAGTCGGTCGCCGCCCAGGCCAGCCAGTTCAGCGAGCAGATCACCCGCGCCTTCGGCCAGCTTCCCCCGGCGGTGCATGACCGGGTGATGGAGCAGGCGAAGGACTGGTCGGTGTTCAGCCGCCTGCAGACCGTCGCCTCCGGCGTCGCCTTCTTCATCGGCGACGCGGTGGTGGTGATCTTCGCCGCCGTCTATCTCGCGGCCTCGCCCGGAGTCTACCGGCGCGGCGTGGTGCTGCTGGTGCCGCGGCGCGGCCATGACCGCGCCAACGAGATCCTGGACGTGGCCGGCGAGTCGCTGTGGAAGTGGCTGCTCGGCCAGTTCGCCGCCATGGCCGCGGTCGGGGTGCTGACCACCGCCGGCCTGCTCGCGCTCGGCGTCCCGACCGCGCCGGCGCTCGGCGTGCTGGCCGGCCTGCTGGAGTTCATGCCGCTGGTCGGCCCGTTCCTGGCCGCCGTGCCGGCGGTGATGATCGCCTTCGCCCAGTCGCCGGAGCTCGCGATCTGGGTCGCCGGGCTCTACCTCGTGGTGCAGCAGTTGGAGGGCAACATCATCACCCCGCTGCTGCAGAAGCGGGTGGTCGACCTGCCGCCGGTGATCACCATCGGGGCCATCGCCGCCGGCGGGGTGCTGTTCGGCCTGCTCGGCATGTTCCTGGCGACGCCGATGGCGGTGGTGGCGCTGGTCCTCGTCAACCTGCTCTACATCGAGGACAAGCTGGGCGAGGAGCGCCGCTTCCCCGCCGAGCCGGAGGGGAAGGGCTGA
- a CDS encoding hydrogenase maturation nickel metallochaperone HypA — MHEIAVCQSLLEQAMRARVAQPFDRVVSVRLAVGRLSRVEPDALQVAFDLLSRDTFLEGAVLEIDRPPVQAVCGDCGAESAVESRIPRCPACASRRLRFEGGESYRFIEMEVA; from the coding sequence ATGCACGAAATCGCCGTCTGCCAATCCCTGCTCGAACAGGCCATGCGGGCGCGGGTCGCCCAGCCCTTCGACCGGGTGGTCAGCGTCCGGCTCGCCGTCGGCCGCCTGAGCCGGGTCGAGCCCGACGCGCTGCAGGTCGCCTTCGACCTCCTCAGCCGCGACACCTTCCTGGAGGGCGCCGTCCTCGAAATCGACCGTCCGCCGGTGCAGGCGGTCTGCGGCGACTGCGGCGCCGAGTCGGCAGTCGAGTCGCGGATCCCCCGCTGTCCGGCCTGCGCCAGCCGCCGCCTGCGGTTCGAGGGCGGCGAGAGCTATCGCTTCATCGAGATGGAAGTCGCATGA
- a CDS encoding lysylphosphatidylglycerol synthase domain-containing protein gives MVQLPHNRELHVERPQPASRLQGLVRYGTGLLILALLGGALLILDRWLEQTSIADIRQAIGRIDREQLLLAAGTAAVSYWLLTLYDVLALRHLRRSLPYRWVAFTAFTSYAFSHSLGFASIIGATVRYRLYAPRGLGALDVAQITLFVVTTFMLGLATVLPVVMLIDPGALKALHVPPESATLLGLSALGLLVAYALAGFWLRRPLRLFGYDIAFPRPPIATGQLLLGLCDLSLASAVLYLCLPATEAVSYMDVVVAFGLALVAGIISHVPGGLGVFDAIVLVSLTPEMAGNDVMAGLLVFRLIYYLAPLILAGLMFGVLEAFQARHRISSASRGLSAAISPAVPLVLAACTFITGAFLLFSRATPEETLPAPFDAAALPLVEMSHFTGSIVGVLLILLAHAIQRRLHAAWVLSLVLLAMGTAASLLKGGDWQEAIVPALIFLALLPARGEFHRRGAILHHPLPSSWFVATGVALASAFWLGLFSYKRVAFSDDLWWHFALHGDASRFLRASVAVGVIALAAAVVHLVAAASRLRQQEPAAGRHPRKERFVVEQPPRPGARTRRRA, from the coding sequence ATGGTCCAGCTTCCGCACAATCGGGAACTCCACGTCGAACGGCCGCAGCCGGCCTCCCGCCTGCAGGGGCTGGTCCGCTACGGCACGGGCCTGCTGATCCTGGCGCTGCTCGGGGGCGCCCTGCTGATCCTCGACCGCTGGCTGGAGCAGACGAGCATCGCCGACATCCGGCAGGCGATCGGGCGGATCGACCGGGAGCAACTGCTGCTGGCGGCGGGGACCGCGGCGGTCAGCTACTGGCTGCTGACCCTCTACGACGTCCTGGCTCTGCGCCACCTGCGCCGGTCGCTGCCCTACCGCTGGGTCGCCTTCACCGCCTTCACCAGCTATGCCTTCAGCCACAGCCTGGGCTTCGCCAGCATCATCGGCGCCACCGTCCGCTACCGGCTCTACGCCCCGCGCGGCCTGGGCGCCCTCGACGTCGCCCAGATCACGCTGTTCGTCGTCACCACCTTCATGCTGGGGCTGGCGACGGTGCTGCCGGTGGTGATGCTGATCGATCCCGGGGCGCTGAAGGCGCTGCACGTCCCGCCGGAAAGCGCCACCCTGCTCGGCCTCTCGGCGCTCGGGTTGCTGGTCGCCTACGCGCTGGCGGGCTTCTGGCTGCGGCGGCCCCTGCGCCTCTTCGGCTACGACATCGCCTTTCCCCGCCCGCCGATCGCGACGGGGCAGCTCCTGCTCGGGCTGTGCGACCTGTCGCTGGCCTCGGCCGTCCTCTACCTCTGCCTGCCGGCGACGGAGGCGGTGAGCTACATGGACGTGGTGGTGGCCTTCGGCCTGGCGCTGGTCGCCGGCATCATCAGCCATGTGCCGGGCGGGCTCGGCGTGTTCGACGCCATCGTCCTGGTCAGCCTGACGCCGGAGATGGCAGGCAACGACGTCATGGCCGGGCTGCTGGTCTTCCGCCTGATCTACTACCTCGCCCCGCTGATCCTCGCCGGGCTGATGTTCGGCGTGCTGGAGGCCTTCCAGGCGCGCCACCGCATCTCCAGCGCGTCGCGCGGCCTGTCCGCGGCGATCAGTCCGGCGGTTCCCCTGGTCCTGGCGGCCTGCACCTTCATCACCGGCGCCTTCCTGCTGTTCTCCCGCGCCACGCCGGAGGAGACGCTGCCGGCGCCCTTCGACGCGGCGGCGCTGCCGCTGGTCGAGATGTCCCACTTCACCGGCAGCATCGTCGGCGTGCTGCTGATCCTGCTGGCCCACGCGATCCAGCGCCGGCTGCATGCGGCCTGGGTGCTGTCGCTGGTGCTGCTGGCGATGGGCACGGCGGCCTCGCTGCTGAAGGGAGGAGACTGGCAGGAGGCCATCGTGCCAGCGCTGATCTTCCTCGCCCTGCTGCCGGCGCGCGGCGAGTTCCACCGGCGCGGCGCCATCCTGCACCACCCGCTGCCGTCCAGCTGGTTCGTCGCGACCGGCGTGGCGCTGGCCAGCGCCTTCTGGCTGGGGCTGTTCTCGTACAAGCGGGTCGCCTTCAGCGACGACCTCTGGTGGCACTTCGCCCTGCATGGCGACGCCTCGCGCTTCCTGCGCGCCTCGGTCGCCGTGGGCGTGATCGCGCTGGCTGCGGCGGTGGTGCATCTGGTCGCGGCGGCCTCGCGCCTGCGCCAGCAGGAGCCGGCGGCCGGGAGGCATCCCAGGAAGGAGCGGTTCGTGGTGGAGCAGCCGCCGAGGCCCGGCGCCCGGACGCGCAGACGCGCCTGA
- a CDS encoding ABC transporter ATP-binding protein: MLTVRNLSSRVLKPASFAVASGTCVAVQGPSGAGKSVLLRAIADLDPAAGEVALDGRPRESMPAPRWRRSVTYVAAESGWWSETVAGHFPDPTAAVPIFSELGLPAAALDWPVLRLSTGERQRIALVRALLLHPRVLLLDEPTSALDPEATALVEARLRREQGRGCAILIVTHAAAQADRLAARRLLVEDGAVREAA, encoded by the coding sequence ATGCTCACCGTCCGCAACCTGTCCAGCCGGGTCCTGAAGCCGGCCAGCTTCGCCGTGGCGTCGGGGACCTGCGTCGCCGTCCAGGGGCCGTCGGGCGCCGGCAAGTCGGTCCTGCTGCGCGCCATCGCCGACCTCGACCCGGCGGCGGGGGAGGTGGCGCTGGACGGCCGGCCGCGGGAATCGATGCCGGCCCCGCGCTGGCGCCGCAGCGTCACCTATGTGGCGGCCGAATCCGGCTGGTGGAGCGAGACGGTCGCCGGCCATTTCCCCGATCCCACCGCGGCGGTGCCGATCTTCTCAGAGCTCGGCCTGCCGGCCGCGGCGCTCGACTGGCCGGTGCTGCGCCTGTCGACCGGCGAGCGGCAGCGGATCGCGCTGGTGCGGGCGCTGCTGCTGCACCCCCGCGTCCTGCTGCTCGACGAGCCGACCTCCGCCCTCGATCCGGAGGCGACGGCGCTGGTCGAGGCGCGGTTGCGGCGCGAACAGGGGCGCGGCTGCGCCATCCTGATCGTCACCCATGCGGCGGCGCAGGCCGACCGGCTCGCCGCGCGGCGGCTGCTGGTCGAGGACGGCGCCGTGCGGGAGGCCGCCTGA
- a CDS encoding MDR family MFS transporter — MTDSTPAPAAFTHREILKVFSGVALAMLMAAMDQTIVATALPTMAADLGRLEDLPWVVTAYMLASTSTTPIYGKLSDLYGRKRVLQAAILLFLAGSALCAVAQTMTQLILFRGVQGLGGGGLMTLAFTVIGDVVAPRERGRYQGMIGGVFALSSVAGPLLGGVFTEMLSWHWIFLINIPIGIGAFAMTSRALGRLPAGQSQPTIDYLGAVLLMGAVTSLLLVVTRGGTALPWDSPAILGLAALGVVLLAAFLWHERRTREPILPLHLFRLPIVAVANPVVAVSAMVLFAGIVFLPLHLQLVLGTGATASGMLLLPMVLGMTFGAVGGGRLIARSGRYKIFPVVGLSLSAVMYLLLGLLPGVAEHALWSTLILVPLGIGLGLVMPVMTVAVQNAVERRDLGAATASVGFFRSLGGSVGVAVFGAAFNMVVSSGFNAAGLPGISGRDVLDHGMAALDHLPAASRATALGVLEHGFASLFLLAAGLAVVSLVMTLFLKEIPLRSAHGAKAAPTGAD, encoded by the coding sequence ATGACCGACAGCACCCCCGCCCCCGCTGCCTTCACCCACCGGGAGATCCTGAAGGTGTTTAGCGGCGTGGCGCTCGCCATGCTGATGGCCGCGATGGACCAGACCATCGTGGCGACGGCCCTGCCCACCATGGCGGCCGACCTCGGCCGGCTGGAGGATCTGCCCTGGGTGGTCACCGCCTATATGCTGGCCTCCACCTCGACGACGCCGATCTACGGCAAGCTGTCGGACCTCTACGGGCGCAAGCGGGTTCTGCAGGCGGCGATCCTGCTGTTCCTCGCCGGGTCGGCGCTGTGCGCCGTGGCGCAGACCATGACTCAGCTCATCCTCTTCCGCGGCGTGCAGGGGCTGGGCGGCGGCGGTCTGATGACGCTGGCCTTCACGGTGATCGGCGACGTGGTGGCCCCGCGCGAGCGCGGCCGCTACCAGGGCATGATCGGCGGCGTCTTCGCGCTGTCGAGCGTGGCCGGGCCGCTGCTGGGCGGCGTCTTCACCGAGATGCTGAGCTGGCACTGGATCTTCCTGATCAACATCCCCATCGGCATCGGCGCCTTCGCGATGACCAGCCGGGCGCTCGGCCGCCTGCCGGCGGGGCAGTCGCAGCCGACCATCGACTATCTCGGCGCCGTGCTGCTGATGGGGGCGGTCACCAGCCTGCTGCTGGTGGTCACCCGCGGCGGCACCGCCCTGCCCTGGGACTCCCCGGCGATCCTCGGGCTGGCGGCGCTGGGCGTCGTGCTGCTGGCCGCCTTCCTCTGGCACGAGCGGCGCACCAGGGAGCCGATCCTGCCGCTGCACCTGTTCCGCCTGCCGATCGTCGCGGTCGCCAACCCGGTGGTGGCGGTGTCGGCCATGGTGCTGTTCGCCGGGATCGTCTTCCTGCCGCTGCACCTGCAGCTCGTGCTCGGCACCGGGGCGACCGCGTCGGGGATGCTGCTGCTGCCGATGGTGCTGGGCATGACCTTCGGGGCGGTCGGCGGCGGCCGTCTGATCGCCCGCAGCGGCAGGTACAAGATATTCCCCGTGGTGGGGCTCAGCCTGTCGGCGGTGATGTATCTGCTGCTGGGCCTGCTGCCGGGGGTGGCGGAGCATGCGCTGTGGTCGACGCTGATCCTGGTCCCGCTGGGCATCGGGCTGGGACTGGTCATGCCGGTGATGACGGTCGCCGTGCAGAACGCGGTGGAGCGGCGGGACCTCGGGGCGGCGACCGCCTCTGTCGGCTTCTTCCGCTCGCTCGGCGGGTCGGTCGGGGTGGCGGTGTTCGGCGCCGCCTTCAACATGGTGGTGTCGAGCGGCTTCAACGCGGCCGGGCTGCCGGGCATCAGCGGGCGCGACGTGCTCGACCACGGCATGGCGGCGCTGGACCATCTCCCGGCCGCCTCGCGCGCCACGGCGCTCGGCGTTCTGGAGCACGGCTTCGCCTCGCTGTTCCTGCTGGCCGCCGGTCTGGCCGTCGTCTCGCTGGTGATGACCCTGTTCCTGAAGGAAATCCCGCTGCGCTCCGCCCACGGCGCCAAGGCGGCGCCGACCGGGGCCGACTGA
- a CDS encoding ABC transporter permease produces MPPIPLTVGDLAVAGLLLLINGGLSVALSLGLERTLVLAAARMVAQLSLVGLVLKQLFALQSPWLTLAAALVMVLFAGHEALARQERRLAGGWSYGLGTGAIGGATSLVMLLALLTAIRPAPWWDARYAIPLLGMVLGNALSGVSLALNTLTAAAVRERAAIEARLALGGTRWEAMQPLLRHALRTGLMPTINAMAVTGLVSLPGMMTGQILAGSDPGEAVKYQILIMFLISGATGLGVLAATLGAVRRLTDARHRLRLDRLGGARR; encoded by the coding sequence ATGCCGCCGATCCCGCTGACCGTCGGCGACCTCGCCGTCGCCGGGCTGCTCCTGCTGATCAACGGCGGCCTGTCGGTGGCGCTCAGCCTGGGGCTGGAGCGCACGCTGGTCCTCGCCGCCGCGCGGATGGTGGCGCAGCTCTCGCTCGTCGGGCTGGTGCTGAAGCAGCTCTTCGCGCTCCAGTCGCCCTGGCTGACGCTGGCGGCGGCGCTGGTCATGGTGCTGTTCGCCGGCCACGAGGCGCTGGCGCGGCAGGAGCGGCGGCTGGCCGGCGGCTGGTCCTACGGGCTCGGCACCGGGGCGATCGGCGGCGCGACCAGCCTTGTCATGCTGCTCGCCCTGCTGACCGCCATCCGCCCCGCCCCCTGGTGGGACGCCCGCTATGCCATCCCGCTGCTGGGCATGGTGCTGGGCAACGCGCTGAGCGGCGTCAGCCTCGCCCTCAACACCCTGACCGCCGCGGCGGTGCGCGAGCGGGCGGCCATCGAGGCGCGGCTGGCGCTCGGCGGCACCCGGTGGGAGGCGATGCAGCCCCTGCTGCGCCACGCGCTGCGCACCGGGCTGATGCCGACGATCAACGCGATGGCGGTGACCGGCCTCGTCTCGCTGCCCGGCATGATGACCGGCCAGATTCTCGCGGGCTCCGACCCGGGGGAGGCGGTGAAGTACCAGATCCTCATCATGTTCCTGATCAGCGGCGCCACCGGGCTCGGCGTGCTCGCCGCCACGCTGGGGGCGGTGCGCCGGCTGACCGACGCCCGCCACCGGCTGAGGCTCGACCGGCTGGGCGGCGCGCGGCGCTGA
- a CDS encoding molybdate ABC transporter substrate-binding protein: MPSRTRRALLAATAILPALAALPAAAADPVRIHAAGSLRAVLTEIARSYEAATGVPVAGTFGASGLLKERLETGEAADVFASANMDHPQALSRAGVAGPVRSFARNSLCALAKGGLDVTSGTLLDRMLDPGVRVGTSTPKNDPAGDYAWALFGKAEALRPGSTAALEAKALKVTGGPQAPQAPEGRNTYAWLMQQDAADLILTYCTNARLAQQEVASLKIVAVPEPLAVGADYGVAVLTRGDTARGQSFVEYLLAPAGQEILRRHGFQPPAR; encoded by the coding sequence ATGCCGTCCCGCACCCGCCGCGCCCTGCTCGCGGCCACCGCCATCCTGCCCGCCCTGGCCGCCTTGCCGGCCGCTGCCGCCGACCCCGTGCGGATCCATGCCGCCGGAAGCCTGCGGGCGGTCCTGACCGAGATCGCCAGATCCTACGAGGCGGCGACGGGCGTGCCGGTCGCCGGAACCTTCGGCGCCTCCGGCCTTCTGAAGGAGCGGCTGGAGACCGGCGAGGCGGCGGACGTCTTCGCCTCCGCCAACATGGACCATCCCCAGGCGCTGAGCCGGGCGGGCGTCGCCGGGCCGGTGCGGTCCTTCGCGCGCAACAGCCTGTGCGCGCTCGCGAAGGGCGGCCTGGACGTCACCTCCGGCACGCTGCTCGACCGGATGCTGGATCCGGGGGTGCGGGTCGGCACCTCGACTCCGAAGAACGACCCGGCCGGCGACTACGCCTGGGCGCTGTTCGGCAAGGCGGAGGCGCTGCGGCCGGGCAGCACCGCGGCGCTGGAGGCGAAGGCGCTGAAGGTCACCGGCGGGCCGCAGGCTCCGCAGGCGCCGGAGGGACGCAACACCTACGCATGGCTGATGCAGCAGGACGCCGCGGACCTGATCCTGACCTATTGCACCAACGCCCGCCTGGCGCAGCAGGAGGTCGCGTCCCTGAAGATCGTCGCGGTGCCGGAGCCGCTGGCCGTCGGGGCGGACTACGGCGTGGCGGTGCTGACGCGCGGCGACACGGCGCGCGGGCAGTCCTTCGTCGAGTATCTGCTGGCCCCGGCCGGCCAGGAGATCCTGCGGCGCCACGGCTTCCAGCCGCCGGCCCGATGA
- a CDS encoding hybrid sensor histidine kinase/response regulator, producing the protein MTEDLPGRLRRRAETILNDGLFEGAEPTATTLREVVHELYVHQAELEIQNEELRTAQQALEASRIQYLQLFQSIPVACLTVTAAGIVGEANAAAERQFGLPMRRLTGRPLTLLVDPADHGRLFTALTRLRETGKWVRQEYAYLGGQGAMIDGLTDARPVALEDGEKGDVLLTITDLTERNIWLREIQHTRDEAERARAAYHHILQAVADGIFGLDPQGRIRFANAAALAITGFHEADLVGRTLEELLPADGPDGVRSALAALAGEDGRQRTIAAARLYRRDGTLFTAEMKLSPIREQGRIEGAIEGAVVAFRDVTAQRAAEEALSLSERRHRVLVQSLHEGLAMLSADGTVQVANAMAERLLQGPAAILLDPKAQELGGPRRPGDHRASTAGRRIVDADGVRLTGLPPAARAARSGKPVVEQILGIAEGDGAAAPVRWLRVSSHPVCGPDGAVQAVVSSVTDITAMKALERELNVALDAKERFMASASHDLRQPVQALMLLSGLLLREPLPDTARTLADQLRVSVGSLGSLLDCMLDISKLEAGLVSPDVAPVDLGELFGRLDREFQPVAASQGIRLRSVVPRLTVHTDGALMERVLRNLLANAIRYTQRGRVLVGVRRRRDRLRLEVWDTGIGIAENQLDRIFQDFYQVGNAARDRREGLGMGLSIAKRLVAMLGGTIEVTSQLGRGSCFCVCLPLPQSGPQAPDGQDGTLGAAAGDGTDGAADGGDALVLLVEDDAVIRMALSLMLEGWGYQVVDAGTVGEAYGHLDEGLSPDLILADYRLPDGATGLMVMDTVRRRLGRDIPGVLLTGDTSSDRLREATGAQCALLHKPIQPHALHSTVRTALGQQ; encoded by the coding sequence GTGACCGAGGATCTGCCCGGCCGGCTGCGCCGGCGCGCCGAAACCATCCTGAACGACGGCCTGTTCGAAGGCGCCGAACCGACGGCCACCACCCTGAGGGAGGTGGTGCACGAGCTGTACGTCCATCAGGCCGAGCTGGAAATCCAGAACGAGGAGCTGCGCACCGCCCAGCAGGCGCTGGAGGCCTCGCGCATCCAGTATCTCCAGCTCTTCCAGTCCATCCCGGTGGCCTGCCTGACGGTGACCGCCGCCGGTATCGTCGGCGAGGCGAACGCCGCGGCGGAGCGGCAGTTCGGCCTGCCGATGCGCCGGCTGACCGGGCGCCCGCTGACCCTGCTGGTCGATCCGGCGGACCACGGCCGCCTCTTCACCGCCCTCACCCGGCTGCGCGAGACCGGCAAGTGGGTCCGGCAGGAATATGCCTATCTCGGCGGCCAGGGGGCGATGATCGACGGGCTGACCGACGCCCGCCCGGTGGCGCTGGAGGACGGCGAGAAGGGCGACGTCCTGCTGACCATCACCGACCTGACCGAGCGGAACATCTGGCTGCGCGAGATCCAGCACACCCGCGACGAGGCGGAACGGGCGCGCGCCGCCTACCACCACATCCTGCAGGCGGTGGCCGACGGCATCTTCGGGCTCGACCCGCAGGGCCGCATCCGCTTCGCCAACGCCGCCGCCCTGGCGATCACCGGCTTCCACGAGGCCGATCTGGTCGGGCGGACGCTGGAGGAGCTGCTGCCCGCGGACGGACCGGACGGGGTGCGCAGCGCGCTCGCGGCCCTGGCCGGGGAGGACGGGCGGCAGCGGACGATCGCGGCGGCCCGCCTCTACCGCCGCGACGGCACCCTCTTCACCGCGGAGATGAAGCTCTCGCCGATCCGTGAGCAGGGGCGGATCGAGGGGGCCATCGAGGGAGCCGTCGTCGCCTTCCGCGACGTCACCGCCCAGCGCGCCGCCGAGGAGGCGCTGAGCCTGAGCGAGCGGCGGCACCGCGTCCTCGTCCAGTCGCTGCACGAGGGGCTCGCCATGCTGTCGGCGGACGGCACGGTGCAGGTCGCCAACGCCATGGCGGAGCGGCTGCTGCAGGGGCCGGCGGCCATCCTGCTCGACCCCAAGGCGCAGGAGCTGGGCGGGCCGCGACGGCCGGGCGACCACCGGGCCTCCACCGCCGGCCGGCGCATCGTGGATGCCGACGGGGTCCGGCTGACCGGCCTGCCGCCGGCCGCCCGCGCCGCCCGCAGCGGCAAGCCGGTGGTCGAGCAGATCCTCGGCATCGCCGAGGGCGACGGGGCCGCCGCGCCGGTTCGCTGGCTGCGGGTGTCCAGCCACCCGGTCTGCGGGCCGGACGGCGCGGTCCAGGCGGTGGTCTCCAGCGTCACCGACATCACCGCCATGAAGGCGCTGGAGCGCGAGCTGAACGTCGCGCTCGACGCCAAGGAACGCTTCATGGCCTCGGCCAGCCACGACCTGCGCCAGCCGGTCCAGGCGCTGATGCTGCTGTCCGGCCTGCTGCTGCGCGAACCGCTGCCCGACACCGCCCGCACCCTGGCCGACCAGCTCCGCGTCTCGGTCGGGTCGCTGGGCAGCCTGCTCGACTGCATGCTGGACATCTCCAAGCTGGAGGCCGGGCTGGTGTCGCCCGACGTCGCGCCGGTCGACCTCGGCGAGCTGTTCGGGCGGCTCGACCGCGAGTTCCAGCCGGTGGCGGCCTCGCAGGGCATCCGGCTGCGCTCCGTCGTCCCCCGGCTGACCGTCCACACCGACGGGGCGCTGATGGAGCGGGTGCTGCGCAACCTGCTGGCCAACGCCATCCGCTATACGCAGCGGGGCCGCGTCCTGGTCGGCGTCCGCCGCCGCCGGGACCGGCTGCGGCTGGAGGTCTGGGACACCGGCATCGGCATCGCGGAGAACCAGCTCGACCGCATCTTCCAGGACTTCTACCAGGTCGGCAACGCCGCCCGCGACCGGCGGGAGGGGCTGGGCATGGGGCTCAGCATCGCCAAGCGCCTCGTCGCCATGCTGGGCGGCACCATCGAGGTGACCTCGCAGCTCGGCCGCGGCTCCTGCTTCTGCGTCTGCCTGCCGCTGCCGCAGAGCGGACCGCAGGCGCCGGACGGGCAGGACGGCACGCTCGGCGCTGCCGCCGGCGACGGGACGGACGGCGCGGCGGACGGCGGCGACGCGCTGGTCCTGCTGGTGGAGGACGACGCGGTCATCCGCATGGCCCTCTCGCTGATGCTGGAGGGCTGGGGCTATCAGGTCGTCGACGCCGGCACGGTCGGCGAGGCCTACGGCCATCTCGACGAGGGGCTGTCGCCCGACCTGATCCTGGCCGACTACCGCCTGCCCGACGGGGCGACCGGGCTGATGGTCATGGACACGGTGCGCCGCCGGCTGGGCCGCGACATACCGGGGGTGCTGCTGACCGGCGACACCTCGTCCGACCGGCTGCGCGAGGCGACGGGCGCCCAGTGCGCCCTGCTGCACAAGCCGATCCAGCCCCACGCCCTGCACAGCACGGTCCGCACCGCGCTCGGCCAGCAGTAA